Within Micromonospora parathelypteridis, the genomic segment CTGACGTCCGCGGGCCGCTGGTCCGGCTCGGCGGCCAGCCAGGTGAGCAGCCGCGAGGCCTGCTCCTGCAGGGCCTGCGGGGAACGGCCGGAGAGGATCCACGGTGTCGCCGGGTCGTCGCCGGCCGGCTCGGGTGCCGGAGCCGGTTCCGCTGGCGGCGCCTCCTCGATGATCACGTGCGCGTTGGTGCCGCTCATGCCGAACGACGAGACGCCGGCCCGGCGTGGCCGCTCGGTCCGGGGCCACGCCCGCGGCTCGGTCAGCAGCGACACCGCTCCTGCCGACCAGTCCACCTGCTCGGTCGGCTCGTCCGCGTGCAGCGTCCGAGGCAGCATCCCGTGGCGCAGCGCCTGCACCATCTTGATCACGCCGGCGACGCCGGCCGCGGCCTGGGTGTGCCCGATGTTCGACTTGATCGAGCCCAGCCACAACGGCTGCCCCTCCGGACGGTTCTGCCCATAGGTGCCCAGCAGCGCCTGCGCCTCGATCGGGTCACCCAACCGGGTCCCGGTGCCGTGCGCCTCCACCGCGTCCACGTCAGCCGGCGACAGCCCCGCGTTCGCCAACGCCTGCCGGATGACCCGCTGCTGGGACGGGCCGTTCGGCGCGGTCAAACCGTTCGACGCGCCGTCGGAGTTGATGGCGCTGCCGCGGATGACGGCGAGGACCGGGTGCCCGTTGCGGCGGGCGTCGGAGAGCCGCTCCAGGACCAGCATGCCGGCACCCTCAGCCCAGCCGGTGCCGTCCGCGCCGGCGCCGAACGCCTTGCAGCGCCCGTCCGGGGCCAGTCCACGCTGGCGGCTGAACGCCATGAAGCCGCCAGGGCTCGACATGACCGCGGCGCCGCCAGCCACCGCCAGCGAGCACTCGCCGCGGTGCAGCGACTGGGCGGCAAGATGCAGCGCCACCAGCGATGCGGAGCAGGCGGTGTCGACGGTGACCGTCGGGCCTTCGAAGCCGAAGGTGTAGGCGATACGTCCAGAGGCGACGCTGGCGGCGGTGCCGGTGAGCAGGTAGCCCTCCAGTCCGTCGCTGGCGTCCTGTAGCCGGGGGCCGTACTCCTGATTCTCGACCCCGACGAAGACGCCGGCCTGCCGGCCGCGCATCGAGCGTGGTTCGATGCCGGCGCGTTCGAGCGCCTCCCAGGTGGTTTCGAGCAGCAGCCGCTGCTGCGGGTCCATCGCGACTGCCTCGCGCGGGGACACGCCGAAGAACTCGGCGTCGAAGTCGGCGGCGTCGCGGAGGAAGCCACCGTGCCGGGTGTAGGCGGTGCCGGGCTCGTCGGGGTCCTCCGAGTACAGGGTGGCAAGGTTCCAGCCCCGGTCGTCCGGGAACGGGCCGATGGCGTCCTCGCCGGCCTGCAGCAGCGCCCAGAGCTCGGTGGGCGAACCGATGCCGCCGGGCAGCCGGCAGCCCATGCCGACGACCACCACGGGGTCGTCGACGACCGGGCCGGGCGCGGTCTCGGCCGACCAGGCGACCTGCTCCCCGCCGTCGCCGGTGAGACGGCTCTGCAGGTAGCGGGCGAGCGCTCGCGGGGTCGGGTAGTCGAACGGCATCGTCACCGGCAGGTCCAGCCCGGTCTCACCGCTCAGGCGGCTGTGCAGGTCGACCGCGGCCAGGGAATGGAAGCCGAGGTCTATGAAGGAGACGTCGGCGTCCACGGTGCCGTCACCCAACTCGGCGGCCTGCAGGACCCGGGCGGTCACCGCGGTCACCAGGTCGAGCACCGCGACGTCCGCCCGCGAACCGTTTTCCCCGTGCTGCCCCATATTATCCGCTCCACAACTCCGCCGGCACGGCCCTGAAAGAGAACGCGACTCGCGGCGACATTACGTGGGCGCCGGAAACGCAACACACCCCTACGGACCCCACCGCGACCGGGGTCAGGCAGGCGTCAGCAACGTACGCAGGGCCGCTTTCGGGTCGACGTTCACGACCTCGAAATTGCGGCGCGTGCAATCGACCCGGCGGAAGAGGTTCTCCGGCCCGGTGATGTACATCCGCTTGACCCCTGATTCGATCAGCGTGGCGACCATCGCCGGCCAGTCGATCGGGCGGTCGAACGTGTCGAGCAGCATTCTTTGCATGTCGTCCGCAGTGGTCACCAGCCGGCCGTCCTGATCGGCGATGACCGGCATCCGGGGTGCTTCGATCGCATATCGTCCGATCACCGATTCCTCGGCACGGCGGCGCAGGCCGTCGAATATTGCGGCGTGCACCGGCGGGCGCATGGTGTACATCGAATAGCCGCCCATGTCGCTGATCGCCTGTTTGAGTTCGTCCAGCAGGCCCGCGCGGATCGACAGCATGAGGAAGCCACGGTCGAGGCGGCCGGAGATGTCGTACCATCCGCCGCGACGGGTCAGGTCGTCCAGGTACTCCTGGAGGCGGTCCTCGGGCACCCGGACGAACGAGTGCGTGACCACGTCCGTGTGCTGGTCGGCGAAGTAGTCGCGTTCGCACCGGGCGAGCTCGGCGGTCATCCGCACCACGTCGCCGAAGTCCATCGACCCGGCCCAGTAGGCGGCGGCCTTCTGCCCGAAGCTGGGTCCGGCGCAGACGTCCGCGCGCATGCCGCCCTCGGCCACCGCCCGGTCGGCGAGCGCCACCGAATTGACGAGGAATGCGATCTGGGTGTATTCGGAATAGTCGTCGTCGGATTCGTAGAATCGGTCCAGGAGGCTGTATCCGAGAACCTCGTCGGTGGTGGCTATACGACGGCGCGCGTACGGGTCGAGGACCATGAACCTCCCGACCGTGGAGAAATTAGAAGGTCCCATTCCCGGGAAGACAACCGCTGTCTTCTGTTCCATCGAGATTCACCCACAGTCAGCCGGCGGACAGCTTTGCCGACGATAGTCACCGGTGCGGTCCCGGGGCTACCCCCATCAACCCCTATCGGACCCCAGCCGGCATGCCCGCGCCCGGTTAGGGGGGATCGTCGCCCGGCGGATAGGGGTTGTCCTGCAACGACGGCCGCAAATAGCGTCGTCGAACGTGCACGACCGAGCCGGACGGTTCCGAATCCAGATCAGTATTGCCGACTCAGGCTAAAGGGCGTATGCGATGACTGCAGCCGATTCCCCTCCGGTGACGATGCTAGTGCCGGACTTCCCGTTCTCCTACGACGGATGGCTCGGCCACCCCGCCGGGCTGGGCACGCTGCCACCGGAGCGGGCCGGCACCCCGGTGGCGGTGATCGGCGGTGGGATGGCGGGGCTCACCGCGGCGTACGAGCTGATGCGCCTGGGCCTGCGGCCGGTGGTGTACGAGGCCGACCAGATCGGCGGACGGATGCGCTCGGTGTCGTTCCCGGGCCATCCGGGCCAGGTGGCCGAGATGGGCGCGATGCGGTTCCCGGTGGCGGCCCGTTCCCTGTTCCACTACATCGACCTGCTTGGGTTGCCCACCCGCCCGTTCCCGAACCCGCTGGCCCCGACCACGCCGAGCACGGTGATCGATCTGAACGGCGAGCGCGAGTTCGCTCGGACCGACGCCGACCTGCCGCAGCAGTACCAGACCGTCACCGAGCTGTGGACCAAGGCGCTTCAGGAACGGGCCGAGCTGTCCACCCTGCGCAGCGCGCTGCGCGACCGCGATCTGCCCACCCTCAAGACCATTTGGAACCGCCTGGTCGAGGAGTACGACGACCAGTCGTTCTACGGTTTCCTCGCGACCAGCCCCGGCTTCGACTCGTTCCGGTACCGGGAGCTGTTCGGCCAGGTCGGGTTCGGGACCGGTGGCTGGGACACCGACTTTCCGAACTCGATCCTGGAGATCTTCCGGGTGGTGTCCACCGAGGCCGACGAGAACCACGTCGCGATCCTGGGCGGCTCACAGCAGCTCCCCCGAGGGTTGTGGGAGCACCGCCCGGCGGACCTCGCGCACTGGCCGGCCGGCACATCGCTGACCCGGCTGCACGGCGGCTCGCCCCGTCCCGGGGTGACCGGGCTGCGCCGGGTCGGCCGCGACATCCTGGTCGAGGACGCCGGCGGCGGGGTGGTCCGTTATCCCGCGGTGGTCTACACGCCGCACGTTTGGACGCTGCTGAACCGGGTCCGCTGTGACGAGGCGCTGATGCCGACCCCGCTGTGGACTGCGGTCGAGCGTACCCACTACATGGGCTCGTCGAAGCTGTTCGTCCTGGTCGACCGTCCGTTCTGGCGCGACGTCGACCCGGCGACCGGCCGTGAGGTGCTCAGCATGACGCTGAGCGACCGGATCATACGGGGTCTGTACCTGTTCGACGACGGGCCGCAGCACCCCGCGGTGATGTGTCTGTCGTACACCTGGAACGACGACTCCCAGAAGGTCGCGACGCTCTCGGCCAGCGAACGGCTCGACGTGCTGCTGGACCGGCTCGCCTCGATCTATCCCGCGGTGGACATCCGGGCGCACGTGATCGGCGAGCCGCTCGCGGTCAGTTGGGAGAACGAGCCGCACTTCATGGGCGCCTTCAAGGCCAACCTCCCCGGCCACTACCGGTATCAGCGCCGGTTGTTCACCCAGTTCATGCAACACGACATGGCGGCGGAGCACCGCGGCTTCTTCCTGTGCGGCGACGACGTGTCATGGACCGCTGGTTTCGCCGAGGGGGCGGTCACCACCGCCCTCAACGCGGTGTGGGGCGTGCTCAACCACCTGGGCGGGGCAGCCGATCCGGCAAATCCTGGCCCGGGCGACCTCTTCCACAGCCTGGCGCCGCTCGAACTTCCATACACCTGAGCCAGCCGCGGCGACGACTGCCAAGAGAGGAAAACACCATGACGAGCACGGGATTCGAGCCGCGGGCCACCGCGTTCAGCACCGTGACCGACGCGCTGCGGCTGCGCCGGGAGAAGCAGCCGGACGAGGTCGTCTACGTTTTTCTGCGAGATGGCGAGGAGCCCGACGGCTCGCTGACCTACCGGGAGCTGGACGCCGCCGCCCGGCTGCGCGCCGGGGCGCTGGCCGAGGCCGGTCTTGCCGGTGGTCGGGCCGTGCTGCTGTACCCGTCCGGGCTGGAATTCATCCGTACCCTGCTGGGCTGCCTGCACGCCCGGATCGCCGCCGCGCCGGTGCAGGCACCCAATCGGCGTAGCAGCCTGCGGCGTCTGCGGCGGATCGCCGACGACGCCGGCACCACGACGGTGCTGACCACCGGCGCGATCAAGCAGCGCCTTGAGACGGACTTCGCCGACGCGCCCGAGCTGTGGGGGTTGACGCTGATCGACACCGAGTCGCTCACCGCGCCGACCGCCGACTGGATCGGTGCCGCGCCGGAGCCGGACGACATCGCGCTGCTGCAGTACACCTCGGGCTCGACCGGTGACCCGAAGGGCGTGATAGTCACCCACGCGAACTTCCTGGCCAATGTCGCCGAGACCGAGGAGTCGTGGCCGCTGCGCCCGGACGACGTCATCGTCTCCTGGCTGCCGCTCTTCCACGACATGGGGATGCTGTTCGGCATCATGTTGCCGCTGTGCTCCGGCACCCCGGTCTACCTGATGGCGCCCGAGGCGTTCATCCGCCGCCCCGAGCGCTGGCTGCATGCCATCTCCCGGTTCCGTGGCACGCACGCGGCGGCGCCGAGCTTCGCGTACGACCTGTGTGTGCGCGCCGGCGCCGCGGCCCTCGGCGACACCCTCGACCTGTCCTCGTGGCGGGTCGCCGCCAACGGCGCGGAGCCGGTGCGCTGGCACACCATCGAGGCGTTCACCGAGCGGTTCGCCGCCGCCGGGTTCGCCGCGGAGGCGATGTGCGCCGGGTACGGTCTCGCCGAGAACACCCTCAAGGCGACTGCCGCCGCCGAGGAGGACCTGCCCAGCGTACGGTGGGTGTCGAGCCAGGCGCTGCGCGAGGGCCGGGCCGAACCGGCCGCCGACGGCGCGGAGGGCGCGCAGCCACTGGTCGGGTTGGGCCGGGCGGTTGGCCGCACCACGGTACGCGTCGTCGACCCGCAGAACGGCGGCGTCTGCCCGCCGGGCGTCGTCGGTGAGATCTGGATCCACGGTCCGTGTGTCGCCATGGGCTACCTGGACCGGCCGCGCGAGACCGATGAGACGTTCGCCGCCCGAATCGCCGGTGACCCGTCGGGCCAGGCACACCTGCGTACCGGTGACCTGGGTTTCCTGCTCGACGGTGAGCTGTTCGTCACCGGCAGACTCAAGGACGTCATCATTCGCAACGGGCGCAATTTCTATCCCCAGGACATCGAGCTGCTGGCCGAGTCCTCGGTGGACGGTCTGCAGACCAACTGCGCGGCCGCGTTCTCGGTCGACGACGGGCTGACCGAGCAGTTGATCGTCGTGGTGGAGGCCGATGGGCGGGTGTTGCGGTCCACCGGAGCCGACGAGCTCAGGAAGCGCGTCCACGCCGCGATCCGCGACGGTGTGCGGCTGGACGCCGACCGGGTCGTGGTGGTCCGGCGCGGCGTCGTGCCGCGGACCTCCAGCGGGAAGGTGCAGCGGCGCGCCTGCCGCGCGCTGTACCTGAACGGCGAGTTGAAGTCGGCCGAGTCGGTCGCGGTGGTCCGGGCGGGTGCCGCCGATGTCCGCTGACGAGATCACGGCGAGCACCGCGGAGCGCATCGCCGAACTGGCCAACCGCCGCACGGAACTGGCGGCCATGGCCGAGACCGACGCGGTACGCCGCCAGCACGAGAAGGGCAAGATGACCGCGCGGGAGCGGATCGACGCGCTCTTCGACGCGGGATCCTTCGTCGAGCTGGACGCCTTCGCCCGGCACCGCAGCCGCGACTTCGGGATGGATCGACACCGGCCACTGGGCGACGGTGTGGTCACCGGCTACGGCACCATCGACGGCCGGCGGGTCTGCGTCTTCGCCCAGGACTTCACGGTCTTCGGAGGGAGCCTCGGGGAGGTGTACGGCGAGAAGATCGTCAAGATCATGGACCTGGCGCTCAAGACCGGCTGCCCGATCATCGGGATCAACGACTCCGGTGGTGCGCGCATTCAGGAGGGTGTCGTCTCCCTGGCCTTCTACGCCGAGCTGGTCAAGCGCCACGTCGCCGCGTCCGGGGTCATCCCGCAGATCTCCCTCATGGTGGGTCCGTGCGCCGGTGGCGCGGTGTACGCGCCGGCGGTCACCGACCTCGTTGTCATGGTCGAGAACATCTCGCACATGTTCGTGACCGGGCCCGAGGTGCTGCACACCGTCACCGGCCAGCGGGTGGACCGTGAGGAGCTCGGCGGCGCCATGCGCCACAACACCGTCTCGGGTTCCTCGCACTACCTGGCCCGGGACGAGAAGGACGCATTCGAGTACATCCGCGTGGTGCTCAGTCACCTGCCCTCGAACAACATGCAGGAGCCGCCGGCCTACGACGCCCCGGTGGTCGCCGAGATCACCGCCGAGGACCGGGAGCTCGATGGGCTCATCCCGGATCGGCCCAACCAGCCGTACGACATGCAGCGGGTGGTGCGGGCCGTGTTGGACGACGGTGAACTGCTCGAGACCCAGCAACTGTTCGCCCGCAACATCATCTGTGGCTTCGGCCGGGTCGCCGGGCGCAGCGTCGGCGTCGTGGCCAACCAGCCGATGGTCTCAGCGGCGGCTCTGGACATCGACGCCTGCGAGAAGGCTGCCCGGTTCATCCGCATGTGCGACGCGTTCCACGTACCGGTGCTGACCTTCGTCGACGTACCCGGATTCCTGCCCGCCGTCGAGCAGGAGACCGACGGCATCATCCGACGCGGCGCGAAACTGATCTATGCGTACGCCGAGGCCACCGTTCCCATGGTCACGGTGGTCACTCGCAAGGCTTACGGGGGTGGCTACGGCGTCATGGGCTCCAAGCACCTCGGCATCGACATCAACCTGGCCTGGCCCACGGCGGAGATCGCGGTCATGGGTGGTGAGAGCGCCGTGACGGTCCTGCACCGGCGCGCTGTCGCGGAAGCCGCCGACCCGGCCGCCGAGCGCCTTCGGCTGCGCGCGGAATACGAGCGCGCCCTGTGCAACCCGTACGTGGCCGCCGAGCGCGGCTACATCGACGAGGTGATCATGCCGCACGAGACCCGGCTCGCCGTGACCCGGGCGCTGGAGGCGCTGCGCGACAAGCGCACGACCCGGATCGCGCGCAAGCACGGGAACATCCCGCTGTGAGCACCGCGATGCCGCGCCTCGTGGTGCACGGCGACCCGAGCGACGAGGAGTTGGCCACGATCGTGGTGGCCGCGTTGTTGCGGTCCCGCTCCGCCGCGGCGGCTGGTGCGGCCTGGGCGGCCCCCGCGCGGCGGATGACCGGCCGGCCGGTCGAGCTCGGGCAGGGTGCCTGGCGGACCGCCGGCTGGATGCCGCCGCCGACCCGATGACCGGCACCGGAGAAGACTGGAGAGCTGTCGTGCACAAGGTTCTCATCGCCAATCGTGGCGAGATCGCGGTCCGCATAGCGCGGGCCTGCTCCGACGAAGGGCTCGCCAGCGTCGCGGTCTACGCCGAGCCCGATCGCGACGCCCTGCACGTACGGGTCTGCGACGAGGCGTACGCGCTCGGCGGCGAGACCCCCGCGACCAGCTACCTGGACACGACCAAGGTGCTGAGGGCGGCCGTCGACTCCGGGGCCGACGCCGTGCATCCCGGCTACGGGTTCCTCTCCGAGAACGCCGAGTTCGCCCAGGCGGTGCTGGACGCCGGCCTCACCTGGATCGGCCCGCCGCCGGCGGCGATCCGGGCCTTGGGCGACAAGGTCACCGCCCGGCACATCGCCGAGCGGGTGGGCGCTCCCTTGGTGGCCGGCACGCCGGGTCCGGTGGCCGGCGCCGACGAGGTCGTCGCGTTCGCCAGCGAGCACGGGCTGCCGGTGGCGATCAAGGCCGCGTTCGGTGGTGGTGGCCGGGGTCTGAAGGTCGCCCGGGCCGTGGCGGACATCCCCGAGCTCTACCAATCCGCGGTCCGGGAGGCGGTCGCGGCGTTCGGCCGGGGCGAGTGTTTCGTCGAGCGGTATCTCGACGGGCCCCGGCACGTCGAGACGCAGTGTCTGGCCGACCGGCACGGCTCCGTGGTGGTGGTGTCCACCCGGGACTGCACTCTGCAGCGACGCCACCAGAAGCTTGTCGAGGAGGCGCCGGCGCCGTTTCTCTCGCCAGCGCAGCAGGAGACCCTGTACGACGCTTCCAAGGCGATCCTCCGGGAGGCAGGTTACGTCGGCGCCGGGACCTGCGAGTTTCTCATCGCCCGCGACGGAACCATCTCGTTCCTGGAGGTCAACACCCGGCTACAGGTCGAGCATCCGGTCACCGAGGAGGTCACCGGCATCGACCTGGTGCGGGAGATGTTCCGGATCGCCCGCGGCGAGCCGTTGGGTTACGAAGATCCGCCGGTACGCGGGCACTCGATCGAGTTCCGGATCAACGGGGAGGATCCCGGCCGCGGTTTCCTGCCGGCACCGGGGACCCTCACCCGCTTCGTTCCGCCGAGCGGTCCCGGCGTCCGGCTCGACCCCGGCGTCGAGGCCGGTTCGGTGATCGGGCCGGCCTGGGATTCCATGCTGGCCAAGCTGGTCATCACCGGGCGGGATCGGCAGCAGGCGTTGCAACGAGCCCGACGGGCGCTGGCCGAGTTCCGGATCGAGGGCCTGGCGACGACCCTGCCGTTCCACCGCGCGGTGGTCGCCGACCCCGCGTTCGCACCCGACTCCCCCGATGACGAGTTCGACGTGCACACCCGGTGGATCGAGACCGCATTCGCCAACCGGCTGACCCCGTACCCGGGTCCCGGGCAGGGCGTGCCCGGCCCCGAGGACCGGGAGACCGTGGTGGTGGAGGTCCGTGGCAGACGCGTCGAGGTCACCGTGCCCGCCGGTCTCGGCAGGGCGTCCGCAGCGGGCCGTGGGCTCAACCGTCCCCCGCAGCGCCTTGCCGCCGCCGGCGGTGCGCCCACCGGGGGCGGAGAGGCGCTGACCTCCCCGATGCACGGCACGATCACGAAGGTTGCGGTTGCCGACGGGCAGCGGGTGCAGGCCGGCGACCTGATCGTCGTGCTGGAGGCGATGAAGATGGAGCAGCCGCTGCAGGCGCACCGGGCGGGCACCGTCAAGGGCATGACCGCTGAGATCGGTACGAACGTGCAGAGCGGTGCGCTCATCTGCGAGATCAGGGACTGAGGTCACGCTGCCGACGCCGCGGCGCCAACCACTCCTGCCCCGCCCGGTCGCAGCACCGACCGGGCGCCGAACGGCGATGCCCTGCATGAGCTGCTGGTCGGCGTGGCGCTGGATTCCCCAGGACCATGATCATTATCTCGGTCGTGATCGGCCAGCCGCGGTTTACGATCCCGCCATGGACGACATCACCCGCGGCATACGTATCAGACGCGGTGGCCCGGCCGATGCACCCGCCGTACTGGACATGCTCGATTCCGCGGTGATCTGGATGAACGATCGCGGCAACACCGAGCAGTGGGGCACGATCCCGTTCTCGGAGAAGCCCGGAGGGCCCGAGTTGGTCGACCGGTACCTGACCGAGAACCTCCCGTACATCGCGGAGGTGGACGGAACACCGGCCGCGACCCTGGTGTTGGACTCCGGGCCCAACCCGCGGGCGCCGATCGCGCCCGCGAAAGAACCCGAGCGGTACGTCCGCCTACTCGTCTCCCACCGACGATTCGCCGGTCGGAAACTCGGGTCGGCCCTGCTGGCACACGCCGTGGACGAAACCCGGCGAGCCGGCGTGCGGTTGCTCCGGGTCGACTGCTGGGCGGGCGGCGGTGGCGAATTGGTGGCGTTCTACGAGCGCCACGGGTTCACTTCCACCGAAAGCTTCCTGTCTGGAACCTGGCCAGGGCAGGTGCTCGCCCAACGGGTCGCTTGAGCCGCGCTTCGCCGCCGACGCGCTTCGGCGGGGTCCGGCTACCCGCGGAACCCAGGTTCACCAGCGGCTGCGTCAACCGGCGTCGACGGGAACCCGCCGAGCGCGGGCGTCTGGACGGCCAGCAAGGATCGCGGCGAGGATCTCCGCGCCGTCGACGACCCTCGGGCCGGGTCGGTTGAAGTAGGCGGGCCCGTCGACCACCCACACCTGCCCCTGACGAACCGCGGGCAGGTCCGCCCAGCCGGGTTGCGTGGCCGCCACGGACAGCTCGTCGAAGGTTCGCTCGGGCGTGAATCCGCACGGCCCGAACACCACCACGTCGGGAGCCAGGTCCGCGACCACGGACCACCGGTGCGGGATGCTGTGCGCGCCCGGCCCGAGCAGCAGAGACCGCCCGCCCGCATAGGTGATCTGCTCCGGCACCCAGTGTCCGCCGGGCATCAGCGGGTCGAGCCACTCGACGAACAGCACCGTCGGCGCATCGGTCACCGACCCCGGCAAGGCGGCGAGGCGACGCTCGCCGTCAGCCCGGATCTCCGCTGCCCTGCCCTCGGTGCCGGTCAGCGCGGCCACGACGTCGACCGTGTCCAGGATCCCGCCGATGGTCCTCGCCTCCAGGGACACCACCCTGGTATCGAGGTCGATCATCCGCACGGCGTCGTTGACCCGTTCGTAGGAGACCGCACACACGTCGCACAGATCCTGGGTCAGGATCAGATCCGGCTTCAAGTCCTCCAGCAGGGCGACGTCGAGCTGGTACAACGACGATCCTCGGTGCGCGTCGCCAGCGATCGCCGCCGAGATCTCCCTGCTCGTCAGGGCTTCAGGCAGGGAAGTCGCAGTTACCGCCGGAATATCGGCGAGGTCCCCCGGCGGCCAGTCACACTCGTGCGTCCGGCCGACCAGGTGCCCGGTCACGCCAAGCATGGCCACGATGTCCGTGGCCGCCGGCAGCAGTGAAACGATTCGCACACCCGCCTGCCTACCAGGCATGACCGAGCCACGTCCACTCGCCGACACCGCGAGAGCCGGCCAACGTCGCGACGGACAGTCCGAGCATGTCTCAGACCTCCTCGGCGCCGTCGAGCAACGCCCGTCGCAGCGCCAAACGGTGCTCCCGGCGGATCTCCGCCTCCCGGTAGCGACGCCGGTCCCCGTCCGTCTCCGGCAGCAGCGGCGGCACCGCCCGCGGCTGCCCGTCGTCGTCGATGGCGACCATGACCAGGTGGGCGGTGGCCACGTCGGTGGGCGGCACCGCCCGATCCCACCGGTCCGCGGTGACCTTCACGGCCACCTCCATCGAGCTGCGTCCCGCCCAGGTGATGCGCGCGTCGACGTGGACGACGTCACCGACCCGAACCGCCCGGAGGAACGCGGTCTCGTCGATGGCGGCGGTGACGGCCGGCCCGTCGGAATGCCGGGCGGCGACCACCCCGGCAACGGAGTCGATGAGGTTGAGGATCCGGCCACCGTGCACCGTACCCATCAGGTTCGTGTGGTGCTGATCCATGATCTGCGACAGGGTCAGGTGCGACGCCGACGGCGCTCGACCGTCGATCGTGATGATGTCGTGCACAGCGGTAGTCCGTCCCTCGGGAAACCACACCACCGGAACGCGGACACGCTGACGAGGACACACCCACGCAGATGCGCGGCAGGTCACCCGCTCAGCCCACCCGCGAGGCCGACGGCAGCGCACACGGTTGTGTACGCGGCACCGGCAGGTCTTCGGACTCGCGGGCCTGACCGGCTCCACGCCGATCTCCTACTGGCCGTCGCTTCCCAGGCCACTGGCCCAGTGCTGATGACGGCGGTCGTTCCCACTCACCGCTGCGGGGCAGTCCCGGATTCACACCGGGTTCCCTCTTACGACGCCCGATCGGCAGCCGACCGGGCGAACCAGCGCCGCCGGGAAGCATAGCTGGTCAGCGAGGCCGCCCAGCCAGCTGGCGTGCCTCGCGGCTGGACAGGCCACGCCAGGACACGAAGATCGATCCCCAACCTCGCCAACTTTTGCCATCTCGGTAAAAACGAAACCGCCTCTTGAAAAAAGTCTCGGCGTGGTGAGGATATTCAGATGCGTCGTCTCCCCCAGACTCCCGGGCGAGTGGTCTCGGCCCTCCTCGCGCTCGTCCTCGCCTCGGCGGTCGCTCTGCTCGCGTCCGCTCAGCCCGCGGCAGCTCACGGGACCCTCGCGATGTCCACGCCAGGGGACGGTGCCACGTTGCGTGAGCCGCTGGCGGCGGTGCAGCTGTACTTCACGGAGAAGGTCGCCGCCAACGCGTACTTCACGATCACCGCCCCGGGCGGCGCCCGCGTCGACAACGGCTGGACGTACGGCGAGCCGAAGCCGCTGGACAAGCCGGTGCGGGAGTACTTCCTGGTGGAGGGGAAGTTCGAACCGCGTGAGTACAAGACCGGGTTCCCGGCGGTGGTGACCGTCGCCCATCTGCCGGCGGCCGGACAGTACTCGGTGAGCTACCTGTCGGTCGCCTCGGACGGAGACGCGGTCCGGGGCACGATGACCTTCCGCTACACGGGCCGGGCGACGGCCGCACCCCAGGGGTGGAGCCCGCCGACCCACCAGCCGGACCCGTCCCTCGTCGCCGCCATCGAGCAGCATTCGACGTCAGGACAGGCGTCGGCCGCACCGGCCGGATCGGCGGCCCCAGCAGCCGGGTCGGCGGCACCGGCGACGG encodes:
- a CDS encoding acetyl/propionyl/methylcrotonyl-CoA carboxylase subunit alpha encodes the protein MHKVLIANRGEIAVRIARACSDEGLASVAVYAEPDRDALHVRVCDEAYALGGETPATSYLDTTKVLRAAVDSGADAVHPGYGFLSENAEFAQAVLDAGLTWIGPPPAAIRALGDKVTARHIAERVGAPLVAGTPGPVAGADEVVAFASEHGLPVAIKAAFGGGGRGLKVARAVADIPELYQSAVREAVAAFGRGECFVERYLDGPRHVETQCLADRHGSVVVVSTRDCTLQRRHQKLVEEAPAPFLSPAQQETLYDASKAILREAGYVGAGTCEFLIARDGTISFLEVNTRLQVEHPVTEEVTGIDLVREMFRIARGEPLGYEDPPVRGHSIEFRINGEDPGRGFLPAPGTLTRFVPPSGPGVRLDPGVEAGSVIGPAWDSMLAKLVITGRDRQQALQRARRALAEFRIEGLATTLPFHRAVVADPAFAPDSPDDEFDVHTRWIETAFANRLTPYPGPGQGVPGPEDRETVVVEVRGRRVEVTVPAGLGRASAAGRGLNRPPQRLAAAGGAPTGGGEALTSPMHGTITKVAVADGQRVQAGDLIVVLEAMKMEQPLQAHRAGTVKGMTAEIGTNVQSGALICEIRD
- a CDS encoding GNAT family N-acetyltransferase; the encoded protein is MDDITRGIRIRRGGPADAPAVLDMLDSAVIWMNDRGNTEQWGTIPFSEKPGGPELVDRYLTENLPYIAEVDGTPAATLVLDSGPNPRAPIAPAKEPERYVRLLVSHRRFAGRKLGSALLAHAVDETRRAGVRLLRVDCWAGGGGELVAFYERHGFTSTESFLSGTWPGQVLAQRVA
- a CDS encoding ABC transporter substrate-binding protein → MRIVSLLPAATDIVAMLGVTGHLVGRTHECDWPPGDLADIPAVTATSLPEALTSREISAAIAGDAHRGSSLYQLDVALLEDLKPDLILTQDLCDVCAVSYERVNDAVRMIDLDTRVVSLEARTIGGILDTVDVVAALTGTEGRAAEIRADGERRLAALPGSVTDAPTVLFVEWLDPLMPGGHWVPEQITYAGGRSLLLGPGAHSIPHRWSVVADLAPDVVVFGPCGFTPERTFDELSVAATQPGWADLPAVRQGQVWVVDGPAYFNRPGPRVVDGAEILAAILAGRPDARARRVPVDAG
- a CDS encoding acyl-CoA thioesterase, encoding MDQHHTNLMGTVHGGRILNLIDSVAGVVAARHSDGPAVTAAIDETAFLRAVRVGDVVHVDARITWAGRSSMEVAVKVTADRWDRAVPPTDVATAHLVMVAIDDDGQPRAVPPLLPETDGDRRRYREAEIRREHRLALRRALLDGAEEV